A single window of Streptomyces cathayae DNA harbors:
- a CDS encoding amidohydrolase: MSLESEVDLPGGAVLPGALPEMLRTELIAFRRDLHMHPELGNQEFRTTAAIKERLERAGLAPRVLSSGTGIICDIGVTDDTGIAADAPADIDTPADIGTDTGILALRADIDGLPIPDMKTGCPYRSTVPDRAHACGHDVHTTVVLGAGLVLAELHRQGLLPRPVRLIFQPAEEVLPGGASEAIVDGALDGVGRIIAVHCDPRVDAGRIGLRQGPITSACDRLEIALDGPGGHTARPHLTTDLVTAAARVVTDVPALVGRRVDSRSGLAVTWGRIESGHAPNVIPQHAELSGTVRCLDLNTWLLAPDLVVAAIDEVANLHGAKSEINYVRGVPPVVNEGGVTELLRDAMIARRGSDSVESTEQSLGGEDFSWYLERVPGAMARLGVRPPGERTVRDLHQGDFDVDEHAITVGVELFTAAALLDALR, from the coding sequence ATGTCACTGGAGTCCGAGGTCGATCTGCCCGGAGGGGCGGTGCTTCCGGGCGCCCTCCCTGAGATGCTGCGCACCGAGCTCATCGCGTTCCGGCGCGACCTGCACATGCACCCCGAGCTGGGCAACCAGGAGTTCCGCACCACCGCGGCGATCAAGGAGCGGCTCGAGCGGGCCGGCCTCGCGCCCCGCGTGCTCTCCAGCGGAACCGGGATCATCTGTGACATCGGGGTGACGGACGACACCGGCATCGCCGCCGACGCACCCGCGGACATCGACACACCCGCGGACATCGGCACGGACACGGGCATACTCGCCCTGCGCGCCGACATCGACGGCCTGCCCATCCCCGACATGAAGACCGGGTGCCCGTACCGCTCCACCGTGCCCGACCGCGCGCACGCCTGCGGCCACGACGTGCACACCACCGTGGTGCTGGGCGCCGGGCTGGTCCTCGCCGAACTGCACCGCCAGGGCCTGCTGCCCCGGCCGGTGCGGCTGATCTTCCAGCCCGCCGAGGAGGTGCTGCCCGGCGGCGCCTCCGAGGCCATCGTGGACGGCGCGCTCGACGGGGTCGGGCGGATCATCGCCGTGCACTGCGACCCCCGGGTCGACGCCGGGCGGATCGGGCTGCGCCAGGGCCCCATCACCTCCGCCTGCGACCGTCTGGAGATCGCCCTGGACGGCCCCGGCGGCCACACCGCCCGCCCGCATCTGACCACCGACCTGGTCACCGCCGCCGCCCGGGTCGTCACCGACGTGCCCGCCCTGGTGGGCCGGCGGGTCGACAGCCGCAGCGGGCTCGCCGTGACCTGGGGCAGGATCGAGTCGGGCCACGCGCCCAACGTCATCCCGCAGCACGCCGAACTCTCCGGCACCGTGCGCTGCCTCGACCTGAACACCTGGCTGCTGGCCCCCGACCTCGTGGTCGCCGCGATCGACGAGGTGGCCAACCTGCACGGTGCCAAGTCGGAGATCAACTACGTGCGCGGGGTCCCGCCGGTGGTCAACGAGGGTGGTGTCACCGAGCTCCTGCGGGACGCCATGATCGCCCGGCGCGGCTCGGACTCCGTGGAGAGCACCGAGCAGAGTCTCGGCGGCGAGGACTTCTCCTGGTACCTGGAGCGGGTTCCCGGTGCCATGGCCCGTCTCGGGGTCCGCCCTCCGGGCGAGCGCACCGTGCGTGATCTGCACCAGGGCGACTTCGACGTCGACGAGCACGCCATCACCGTCGGAGTCGAACTCTTCACCGCCGCCGCCCTGCTGGACGCCCTGCGGTAA
- a CDS encoding BMP family lipoprotein, which yields MRRISRLTRVAVGVASLALAATACGGTSSDSGSKGDSGDTKKDLGLAIAYDIGGKGDQSFNDAAYAGLQQAEKEFGYKTADIEPTDGETDADKEQRLTSLAKQGYNPVIGVGFAYTAALEAVAEKYPDTTFGIVDSVVEGENVASLVFAEEEASYLAGVAAAKATETKTVGFVGGVDIPLIHKFRAGFEQGVKDTDPKVKVISQFLTQTAEEGGFSSPDKGKAAAEGQIEKKADVVYQAAGLSGQGVVEAAAKAKVWAIGVDSDQYQQEALAGYKDFILTSATKEVGGSVYALAKSVEDGKPRTGTQVFDLKVDGVGLSESNPKMAEIEGLTDAVAKAKEGIVDGSIKVKSE from the coding sequence ATGCGTCGGATATCCAGACTGACTCGCGTCGCGGTGGGCGTCGCGTCGCTCGCACTCGCCGCCACGGCCTGCGGCGGCACCAGCAGTGACAGTGGCAGCAAGGGCGACAGCGGCGACACCAAGAAAGACCTCGGCCTCGCCATCGCCTACGACATCGGCGGCAAGGGCGACCAGTCCTTCAACGACGCCGCGTACGCGGGCCTGCAGCAGGCGGAGAAGGAGTTCGGCTACAAGACCGCCGACATCGAGCCCACCGACGGCGAGACCGACGCGGACAAGGAGCAGCGCCTGACCTCGCTCGCCAAGCAGGGCTACAACCCCGTCATCGGCGTCGGCTTCGCCTACACGGCGGCGTTGGAGGCCGTGGCCGAGAAGTACCCGGACACCACCTTCGGCATCGTCGACTCCGTGGTCGAGGGCGAGAACGTCGCCTCCCTCGTGTTCGCCGAGGAGGAGGCCTCCTACCTCGCCGGTGTCGCCGCCGCCAAGGCCACCGAGACGAAGACGGTCGGCTTCGTGGGCGGTGTGGACATCCCGCTGATCCACAAGTTCCGGGCCGGCTTCGAGCAGGGTGTCAAGGACACCGACCCGAAGGTCAAGGTCATCTCGCAGTTCCTCACGCAGACCGCCGAGGAGGGTGGCTTCTCCAGCCCGGACAAGGGCAAGGCCGCCGCCGAGGGCCAGATCGAGAAGAAGGCCGACGTCGTCTACCAGGCGGCCGGTCTCTCCGGGCAGGGCGTGGTCGAGGCCGCCGCCAAGGCGAAGGTCTGGGCGATCGGCGTCGACTCCGACCAGTACCAGCAGGAAGCCCTCGCCGGGTACAAGGACTTCATCCTCACCTCCGCCACCAAGGAGGTCGGCGGTTCGGTGTACGCCCTCGCCAAGTCCGTCGAGGACGGCAAGCCGCGGACCGGCACCCAGGTCTTCGACCTGAAGGTGGACGGCGTCGGCCTCTCCGAGAGCAACCCGAAGATGGCCGAGATCGAGGGTCTGACGGACGCCGTGGCCAAGGCCAAGGAAGGCATCGTCGACGGCTCCATCAAGGTCAAGTCGGAGTGA